A region from the Coffea eugenioides isolate CCC68of chromosome 9, Ceug_1.0, whole genome shotgun sequence genome encodes:
- the LOC113782326 gene encoding protein FAR-RED IMPAIRED RESPONSE 1-like, whose protein sequence is MQQAGIRTSHIMRLLVVQAGGYHNLGFHETDMYNALNRQRQVAVCDGDSDSAIAFLSGKQRGHPNLFFKYSVDDHGGLNCLLWTHSVCRDDYRSFGDVLVFNSTYNTNQYKFLSIVLCGVNNHYSTCIFACAFIVREGDEGYDWIISTFLEAMHGRKSIAVVTDGDKSIRKYIKKLMPTTKHNFAASIWK, encoded by the coding sequence ATGCAACAAGCAGGCATAAGAACAAGTCACATTATGAGACTACTAGTTGTACAGGCTGGAGGATACCACAACTTGGGCTTCCATGAAACTGATATGTACAATGCGCTAAATCGGCAAAGGCAGGTAGCAGTTTGTGATGGGGACAGCGATTCGGCAATTGCATTCTTGTCAGGCAAGCAACGAGGCCATCcgaatttatttttcaaatattctGTAGATGACCATGGCGGTCTGAATTGCCTGCTTTGGACTCATTCAGTGTGTAGAGATGACTATAGAAGTTTTGGTGATGTGCTAGTGTTCAACAGCACGTATAATACGAATCAGTACAAATTTTTATCGATTGTGTTGTGTGGGGTTAACAATCACTACTCCACATGTATCTTTGCGTGTGCTTTTATCGTTCGTGAAGGAGATGAGGGATACGATTGGATTATAAGTACATTCTTAGAAGCAATGCATGGGAGGAAATCGATAGCAGTTGTGACAGATGGGGACAAGTCAATACGAAAGTACATTAAAAAATTAATGCCGACAACTAAGCATAACTTTGCAGCTTCCATTTGGAAATGA